The DNA sequence ATCAGCAGTGCAGTGGCTCTTTTCAGATAGGAAAATAGAGAACACATAATGTGAAAGGGGATGGAAAGTGTATGATTACAAGAAATTTCTTCCTGTTCTTAGCCCGTAATGATTTTGTGAAAAATAGAGCGTCGAAATGGGGCCCGAAACTGGGGGCGAAATCTGTCATTGCCGGAGAAACTATTGAAGAAGCGATGGAGACTGCGCGTCAATTAAATGAAAAAGGCCTCAGTGCGACTGTCGACCACTTAGGGGAATTCGTTTATAATAAAGCAGAAGCTCTTGAGGCGACGCATTACTGTGTTCGTACACTTACTGCTATGGAAGCGAGCGGAGTGGACTGCAACCTGTCGTTAAAACTGACGCAGCTCGGCCTGGACATTGATAAGGAACTTTGTCTCTCCAATATGCGGACGATCCTCGACACGGCTAAAAAATACAATAACTTCGTCCGTATCGACATGGAGGATTATTCCCACCTTGATCCGACGCTGGAAGTGCTTCAGGAACTGCGTAAAGATTACGATAACGTTGGGACAGCGATCCAGGGGTATTTGTTCCGCGCCGAGCAGGATGTTGACAAACTGAAAGGGACAAACATCCGTTTAATTAAAGGTGCCTATAATGAACCTCCGGAAGTTGCCTACCAGGATGCGAAAGAAGTATATAATAATTATCTTAATATTATTAAAAGACATATGCTGAACGGGAGCTACGCTGCCGTGGCAACGCACGATCACAATATTATCGCCGAAGTTAAAGCTTTTGCGGAAAAGCACGGAATTGCCAAAGACCAGTTCGAATTCCAGATGCTTTACGGCTTCCGTTCCGAGCTTCAGGAAGAGATCGCGAAAGAAGGCTACAAAATGCGCGTGTATATTCCGTTTGGGGAAGACTGGTACGGCTACTTCATGCGCCGTCTCGCAGAGCGTCCGCAGAACATTACGTTTGCAGTAAGAGGATTGTTGTCAAAATAACAGATGGGATGTGTCAGGATGAACAAAAAGATATCATTGATAGGAGTGCCGATGGACTTAGGTCAGATGCGGCGTGGGGTAGACATGGGACCGAGTGTGATCCGTTACGCCGGCGTCGTGGAAAGACTGGAAAACCTCGGTTACGAAGTGGAGGACCGCGGCGATCTCCGTATCGGACGTCCGCAGCGCTATGATGTAAAAGATAAAGATAACCTGAAGGATCTTGATGTCGTGGTAGAAGCGAATCAAAAACTTGCTGACGAAGTAGTGGATGCGGTATCCGGAGGAGCTTTCCCGCTTATTCTCGGTGGAGATCACAGCATTGCGATCGGTTCTCTGGCCGGCGTCGCAAAAGACCGCAAAAATCTGGGTGTGATCTGGTACGATGCCCACGGAGATTTAAATACGGGAGAAACTTCGCCTTCAGGAAACATTCACGGGATGCCGCTCTCAGCATCAATCGGTCTCGGCCACGATCAACTTACAGGCATCGGCGGGTTCAGTCCGAAAGTAAAGCCGGAAAATGTCGTAATCATCGGCGCGCGTTCCCTTGATGAAGGGGAGAGGAAGCTGATAAAAGATAAAGGTATCCGGGTCTACACGATGCATGAAATCGACCGCCTCGGCATGTCGAAAGTAATGGAAGAAGCAGCAGCTCATGTTACAAACGGGACAGACGGAGTGCACTTAAGCCTCGA is a window from the Alkalicoccus halolimnae genome containing:
- a CDS encoding proline dehydrogenase family protein, with amino-acid sequence MITRNFFLFLARNDFVKNRASKWGPKLGAKSVIAGETIEEAMETARQLNEKGLSATVDHLGEFVYNKAEALEATHYCVRTLTAMEASGVDCNLSLKLTQLGLDIDKELCLSNMRTILDTAKKYNNFVRIDMEDYSHLDPTLEVLQELRKDYDNVGTAIQGYLFRAEQDVDKLKGTNIRLIKGAYNEPPEVAYQDAKEVYNNYLNIIKRHMLNGSYAAVATHDHNIIAEVKAFAEKHGIAKDQFEFQMLYGFRSELQEEIAKEGYKMRVYIPFGEDWYGYFMRRLAERPQNITFAVRGLLSK
- the rocF gene encoding arginase, with amino-acid sequence MNKKISLIGVPMDLGQMRRGVDMGPSVIRYAGVVERLENLGYEVEDRGDLRIGRPQRYDVKDKDNLKDLDVVVEANQKLADEVVDAVSGGAFPLILGGDHSIAIGSLAGVAKDRKNLGVIWYDAHGDLNTGETSPSGNIHGMPLSASIGLGHDQLTGIGGFSPKVKPENVVIIGARSLDEGERKLIKDKGIRVYTMHEIDRLGMSKVMEEAAAHVTNGTDGVHLSLDLDALDPHDAPGVGTPVMGGPTYRETHLAMEILAEKNIITSAEFVEVNPILDVKNQTAEAAVALIGSLFGEKLL